The Nocardioides ochotonae genome segment CTGGTCATGCTCACGGTGGTCGGGGGCGTGGGCTACGTCAGCGGCGCCCTGTTCGGCGGGCTGATGGTCGGGATGGGCTTCACACTCATCAACGGCACCTTCCGCGACCTGGCGCTCACCCACGACGCGTGGTCCCCGGTGCTGGGCTCGATGGGTCACGTCTTCGCGGTCCTCGTCGCGCTGATGGGCATCACCGTCAACCAGAACCCCAGCGGCATCGTGCACCAGCTCTGCGAGGGCTACCGACCACTGCTGCGTGCCCGCCCGGTGCTGTTCGTCGGGGCGGGCGTCGCCGCCGTGCTCGTCGCCCTCAACCTCCTCGAGGTGATCGGCGACTGGACGCTGGGGATCGCGCTGTTCTGCGTGGTCGGCCTGACGCCGGTGCTCGGGCAGGTGTGGATGGCCGAGCGGGTGCTGTCGCCCGAGGAGCTCGAGGCCCTGGCCGCCCGACGCCGGGTGCTCCCGGTCGAGCGCCGAGGACTCGACGCCCCGCTCAGCCCCGAGGAGCGCTACGACCTCGACGTCGCCCTGGGGCTGCCGCCCCGCCCGCTGCCGTCCCACGACGTCGAGGTCGCCCTGGCGGACGGCGTACCACTGGAGGAGGTCGCCCGTGGCTGAGCACGCACCGCTGCTGCAGACCCGTGGGGTCACCGTGCGCTTCGGCGGCAACGTGGCCGTCGACGACGTCAGCCTCGACCTCGCCGCGGGCCGCATCACCGGCCTGATCGGTCCCAACGGCGCGGGCAAGACCACGCTGTTCAACACCGTCACCGGCATGCAGCGCCCGAGCGCCGGCACCGTGCTCCTCGACGGCCAGGACATCACCCGGCGCTCCCCTGCGCACCGGGCCCACTTGGGCATCGCGCGCACCTTCCAGCGCCTCGAGCTGTTCCTCTCGCTGTCGGTGCGCGACAACGTCCGGGTCGCCGGCGACATCGTGCGGGCGCGGCACCGCCGCTCCTTCGACGTGGACGCCGAGACCGACCGGATGCTCGAGCTCACCGGCCTGAGCGGCATCGCCGACGCGGAGGTGGCCGCGATCCCGACCGGCCGGGCCCGCGTCGTCGAGGTGGCCCGGGCGCTGATGACCCAGCCGCGGCTGCTGCTGCTCGACGAGCCCGCCTCCGGCCAGACCGAGCGCGAGACCGAGGAGTTCGCCGAGCTGCTGCGCGGTCTCGCCGGGACCGGCCTGGCGATCTGCCTGGTCGAGCACGACCTGCCGCTGGTGATGCAGCTGTGCACCACCATCCACGTCCTCGACCGGGGGCGGGTGATCGCCTCCGGGAACCCCGCCGAGGTGCAGGCCTCGCCCGAGGTCATCGAGGCCTACATCGGCCAGGAGGTCGTGTGATGAGCGAGACCCTCAGCGGCCCGCTGCCGTCGGTCGAGGAGCTGCTCGCCCCGCCGGTCCTGGAGCTGGTCGGCGTGCGCGCGGCGTACGGGCCGATCGAGGTCCTGCACGGCGTCGACCTGACGGTGCGGGCCGGTCAGGTGGTCGCCCTGCTCGGCCCCAACGGCGGCGGCAAGTCGACCACCGTCAAGGTCGCCTCCGGCCTGCTGCCGCTCACCTCGGGGGAGCTGCGCTACGCCGGCCGCAAGGTCGACGGGATCTCCGCGCAGGACGCCGCGAAGCTGGGCGTGTGCACGATCCCCGAGGGCCGCGGCATCTTCGCCAACCTCAGCGTGCGCGAGAACCTCTGGCTCGCCACCGGCACCGGTACGACGCGCGCCGCGATCGAGGAGGCGGCGTTCACCCGGTTCCCGATCCTCGGCGACCGGCGCAACCAGCTCGCCGGCTCGATGTCGGGCGGCGAGCAGCAGATGCTCGCGCTGTCGCGCGCCCTGGCCACCGACCCGGCGGTGCTGCTCCTCGACGAGCTGTCGATGGGCCTCGCGCCCATGATCGTCAGCCAGATGTACGACGCGGTGGCCCAGCTCGTCGAGGAGGGGATCAGCGTGCTCGTGGCCGAGCAGTTCGCGCGCACCATCCTGCCGATCGCCGACGTGGCCGCCGTGATGCTGCAGGGCCGGGTCACTGCCGTGGGCAGCCCCGCCGAGATCGACGCCGACCTGTCCACCACCTATCTGGGGGGATGATGACCACCATGTCCAGCAGCATCACCAACGCCACCGAGCCCGCGCACAGCGGCAAGCGGGGCGCGGCGTTCGCCGACGCGGTCGCCGAGAAGAGCCTCAAGGCCGACGGGGTCGCGCGCGATCGCGTGACCCGCGCGGCCGGCCTGCTCCTCGGGGTCGGCGGCATCGTGATCGCCCTCCTGGCCTGGCTGAACTCCAACGGGCTCAGCGACGGACGCGACATCGCCTCGATGCAGATCTTGGCCATCGTGGGGGTCGGGGTCACCGTGCTCGGCTCCGGCCTCTTCGTCGCCGGGGTGGTGGCGCGGGTGCTGCGGCTGTGGCTGCTGCGCCAGCTCGTCGAGAGCCAGGACCGCACCGACCAGCTGGTGGCCGCGTTGAAGACGCGCGACTGACCGGGTGGGGCACCCCGACAGCGCGTAGCCGTCGGCGGCCGGATCGGCCACACTGACGAGGTGGCCTCGCACGGGGTCACGCGTCTCGGACCGCTGGAGGAGCACGATGAGCACCGTCCACCTCACCGCCGTACGACTCGGCGGTCGCCCCGGGATGCCGCTGCTCATCCTCGGTCCCTCGCTCGGCACCACCGCCCAGACGCTGTGGTCGGAGGTCGCCCGGGAGCTCGCCCGCGACTTCCAGGTGGTGGCCTGGGACCTGCCCGGGCACGGCACGAACTCGATGGTGCCCGAGGAGCCGATCACGATCGAGGACCTGGCGGCCGGCGTGCTCACGCTCGTGGACGGCATGGGCGAGGGCATCCACCCGCCGAGGTTCCACTACGCCGGCAACTCCGTGGGCGGTGCGGTCGGCCTCCAGCTGATGCTCGACGCGCCCGGTCGCGTCGAGTCCGCGACCCTGATCTGCAGCGCCGCCCGCCTGGGCACCCCGGCCGGCTGGCTGGAGCGTGCCGAGAAGGTCCTGGCGAGCGGCACCGAGCTGCTGGTCCCCGGCGCCACCGAGCGGTGGTTCGCGCCGGGCTTCGCGGAGCGCCACCACGGGCGGGCCTCCTCCGTGCTGCACGCGCTGGGCGACACCGTCGACGAGGGGTACGCCGCGGTCTGCGGCGCGCTCGCCGGCTTCGACCTGCGCGACCGGCTCGCCGAGATCGAGGTCCCGCTGCTCGCGGTCGCCGGCGGTCGCGACGAGTCGGTGCCGCCGGCGGTGGTGCGCGCGCTCGCCGAGGGGGTCCGCGACGCGCGCTTGGTCGTGCTCGAGGACGTCGCCCACCTCGCGCCGGTCGAGGATCCGGAGACGGTCGCCCGGCTGGTGCGCGAGCACGCCCTCGGTCCCACCCGCGACCAGCTCACCGTGGCCGAGCTGCGTGACGCCGGCATGCAGGTGCGTCGCGAGGTGCTGGGCGCCGAGCACGTCGACCGGGCGATGGCCGACGCCACCGAGCTGACCCGGGAGTTCCAGCACTTCATCACCGAGTACGCCTGGGGCGGGGTGTGGACGCGCCCGGGGCTGGATCGCCGGGAGCGCTCGCTGGTCACTCTCAGCGCGATCATCTGCGGGGGGCACCACGCGGAGCTGGCGATGCACCTGCGCGCGGCGCGCACCAACGGGCTCAGCGTCGCCGAGATCCGCGAGCTGATCATCCAGACCGCGATCTACTCCGGGGTCCCGAGCGCCAACGTGGCCTTCCGGATCGCCCAGGAGGTCTTCGCCGACGAGTGCTGAGCCGGTCCCGCGGGTCGCGGATCAGCACCCACGAGAGCGCCCCGCCGGCGGCCAGCAGCACCGCGCAGACCACCAGCGCCGAGCGGTACGCCGCGTCGAGGGCGGCCGGGTCGGCGTACTCCTCCCCGCCGAGGCCGACCGCGACCGGCAGGGCCGCGACCGCCAGCAGCGAGCCGGCCCGGGCGACCGCGTTGTTGACGCCGCTGGCGATGCCGGCCTGCTCGTCGGGGGCGGCCGCCAGCACCGTCGCGGTCAGCGGGGCGACCAGCAGCGCCAGGCCGAGGCCGAAGATCGTGAGCCCGGGGAGCACCCCGGTCCAGTAGTCCACCCCGGCGCCGACGTCGAGCAGCAGCAGGGTGCCCGCCGCCATCACCAGCGGGCCGAGGGTCATCGGGAGCCGGGGACCGATCCGCACCGCCAGCGCGCCGCCGCGCGAGGCGAGCACCAGCATGCACACGGTGATGGGCATGGTGGCCACCCCGGCCGCCAGGGCGCCGTACCCGCTCACGACCTGCAGATGCAGGACGAGGAAGAAGAGCACCGCGCCGAGCGCGGCGTAGACGAGGAGGGTCATGGCGTTCGCGGCGCTGAAGGTGCGGTCGGCGAAGATGCCCAGCGCCAGCATCGGGTGTTCGCTGCGGCGCTCGTCGACGACGTAGCCGGCCGCGGCGAGGACGCTGAGCAGCAGCGCCCACGGCGCCCATGTGCCGCCCCACTCGATGAGGGCGTAGGTCACCCCGCCCAGTGCCAGGACCGTGCAGCCCGCGCCGACGAGGTCGAGCCGGCGCGGAGCGCGGGTCGCGCGTCTCCGGGACCCACCGCTGCGCGACCGCGACGGTGAGCGCCGCGAGCGGAAGGTTGATGAGGAAGATCCAGCGCCAGTCGGCGTACTGCACCAGGGCGCCGCCGAGGAACGGGCCGGCCGCGGAGGCGAGGCCGCCGAGGCCGCACAGCAGCGAGGCGAGCGCGAACCAGCAGGTCCCGACGACGAAGACCCGCCGCCGGCCGAAGCGGTCACCGAGGGCGCCGCCGAGCAGGATCAGGCTGGACAGGGAGAGCAGGTAGCCGTTGGAGATCCACTGGAGCTGGGCGAGGCTGGCCCCGAGGTCCGCGCCGATCGTGCGCAGCGCGACGTTGAGGATCGTGGCGTCGAGCAGCGTCATGCCGGAGCCCAGCACGGTCGCCAGCACCACCGCCCGGCCGGTCGCCGTGCCCAGCCGGACACCGTCGGGCAGCGCGGCGCCCTCGCTCATCCGTCGAGGCTAGCCAACCACGCGGGGCAGCACCGGGCGGCGGGTCGGGTGGAACCTGTTCTCGTTCTCTGCTCGGATGCGGGTCATGGACCAGCACACCGGCACCTTCAGCGAGGGCGAGATCCGCGAGGCCTACGGCGCCCTGCACCAACGGGTGCAGGGATTCGCCGACTCCGGCGACTGGAGCGGCTTCGCGGACTGCTTCACCGAGGACGCGACCTACGTCGAGCACGTCTACGGCACCTTCCACGGCCGCGCGGAGATCCGGGACTGGAGCGTGCGCACGATGTCGGCGTTCCCGGGCTCGGCGATGGTGGAGTTCCCGCTCGCCTGGACGGTCGTGGACGTGCCGACCTCGCGGCTGATCTGCGAGATCGGCAACGTGATGCCCGACCCGGGGGACGGGTCGGTGCACAGCGCGACCAACCTGACGATCGTCACCTACGCCGGCGACGGGCTGTTCAGCCGCGAGGAAGACGTCTACAACCCGATGCGCTTCCTCACGACCACGCTGCGGTGGGCGAAGGTCGCCGAGCAGCACGGGCGGCTCGGCGACGAGGCGCGCGCCTACGTCGCGGCGTACGGCGGGCGCGGCTGAGGACGCCCCGTCCTCAGTGGGGCCTCGGCGGGGGCCTCAGTGGGTGTGGACGATGAACAGGTCGCACGAGGCGTGGTGGGCCACCGTGCCGGCGACCGAGCCCAGGCCGCGCAGCGGGCTCTGGAGGCGCTTGTTGCCCACGACCAGCAGGTCGGCGCCGAGCCGGTCGGCCTCACCGAGGATGACGTCGGCGGGCTTGCCGGGGACCGCCTCGGTGGAGATGTCCTCCACGACCGACAGCAGTCGGGCGCGCTCCTCGGCGACCACGGCGAGCGCGCGCTCGTTGTCGTTGATCCGGTGACGGGTCTCGTCGCCCTCGACGCGGTGCGCGCACACGATGTGCAGGCGGGCGTCGAACCGGGCAGCGATCTCGGCGGCCCGGTGAGCGGCCGCCGACGCGGTCTCGCTCCCGTCCACACCGACGACGACGATCTTCACAAGTCCTCCTGGCGAACCGAACGGGTTCGCAGCGTAGCGGCCCCGGGGCCGCTCCTTCGGGGAAACCGCCCGTCCGGTTCCCGATCGGGACGCGACCTCGGTCTCTCCTGGGGGCGGCGCGCCGGACCGGAGGAGCGGTTTCTTGCGCGCCTCTGAAAAACTGGACCGGTGATGACCGCCGCGCGCCGACTGACCCTGGAGATCGTGGGGTGGGTGCTCGTCGTGGCCGGCGTCGCTGCGCTCGTCCTCCCCGGCCCCGGCCTGCTGATGCTGTTCGGCGGCATGGCGATCCTGTCCCAGCAGTACGACTGGGCCGAGCGCCGGCTCGCCCCGCTGAAGTACCGCGCCCTCCGAGGCGCCGCGGAGAGCGTCGAGGCCTGGTGGCGCATCGCGCTGACGGCCGCCGGCGTCGTGCTGCTCGGCGCCTGCGGGGTGCTCTGGGTCGTCGGTCCGGCCGCGCCGGAGTGGTGGCCGCTGCCGGACGGCTGGTGGCTGCCCGGCGGCGCCGCGACCGGGATCACCCAGATCACCTCGGCCCTCGTGGCGCTGGGCCTGCTCGTCTACAGCTATCGCCGTTTCCACGACGACCCGGAGGCGGTCGCCGAGCTCGAGCGCGACCTGCACGCGGCCACCCGGGCCCGCGAGGAGCGCGACGTCGCGCCCTGACCTCGACCGGTCCCGTACCCGCTCGCGGTGTCGGACCGCCGTGGAATGCTGCCCGCTGTGACCCTGCACCTGCACCGCGCCGCCCGCACCGACGTGCTGGCCGATGCCTTGGCGCGCCTGCTCGCGACCCCGCTGGCCGACCCGTTCGCCGAGGAGGTCGTGGTCGTGCCGGCCAAGGGCGTGGAGCGGTGGCTGAGCCAGCGGCTCTCCCACCGGCTGGGCGCAGGACCGCGCGGCGGCGACGGCATCTGCGCCGGGGTCGGCTTCCGCACCCCGCGGTCGCTGTTCGCCGAGGTCACCGG includes the following:
- a CDS encoding ABC transporter ATP-binding protein, translating into MAEHAPLLQTRGVTVRFGGNVAVDDVSLDLAAGRITGLIGPNGAGKTTLFNTVTGMQRPSAGTVLLDGQDITRRSPAHRAHLGIARTFQRLELFLSLSVRDNVRVAGDIVRARHRRSFDVDAETDRMLELTGLSGIADAEVAAIPTGRARVVEVARALMTQPRLLLLDEPASGQTERETEEFAELLRGLAGTGLAICLVEHDLPLVMQLCTTIHVLDRGRVIASGNPAEVQASPEVIEAYIGQEVV
- a CDS encoding ABC transporter ATP-binding protein, which codes for MSETLSGPLPSVEELLAPPVLELVGVRAAYGPIEVLHGVDLTVRAGQVVALLGPNGGGKSTTVKVASGLLPLTSGELRYAGRKVDGISAQDAAKLGVCTIPEGRGIFANLSVRENLWLATGTGTTRAAIEEAAFTRFPILGDRRNQLAGSMSGGEQQMLALSRALATDPAVLLLDELSMGLAPMIVSQMYDAVAQLVEEGISVLVAEQFARTILPIADVAAVMLQGRVTAVGSPAEIDADLSTTYLGG
- the pcaDC gene encoding bifunctional 3-oxoadipate enol-lactonase/4-carboxymuconolactone decarboxylase PcaDC, with product MSTVHLTAVRLGGRPGMPLLILGPSLGTTAQTLWSEVARELARDFQVVAWDLPGHGTNSMVPEEPITIEDLAAGVLTLVDGMGEGIHPPRFHYAGNSVGGAVGLQLMLDAPGRVESATLICSAARLGTPAGWLERAEKVLASGTELLVPGATERWFAPGFAERHHGRASSVLHALGDTVDEGYAAVCGALAGFDLRDRLAEIEVPLLAVAGGRDESVPPAVVRALAEGVRDARLVVLEDVAHLAPVEDPETVARLVREHALGPTRDQLTVAELRDAGMQVRREVLGAEHVDRAMADATELTREFQHFITEYAWGGVWTRPGLDRRERSLVTLSAIICGGHHAELAMHLRAARTNGLSVAEIRELIIQTAIYSGVPSANVAFRIAQEVFADEC
- a CDS encoding MFS transporter — protein: MTYALIEWGGTWAPWALLLSVLAAAGYVVDERRSEHPMLALGIFADRTFSAANAMTLLVYAALGAVLFFLVLHLQVVSGYGALAAGVATMPITVCMLVLASRGGALAVRIGPRLPMTLGPLVMAAGTLLLLDVGAGVDYWTGVLPGLTIFGLGLALLVAPLTATVLAAAPDEQAGIASGVNNAVARAGSLLAVAALPVAVGLGGEEYADPAALDAAYRSALVVCAVLLAAGGALSWVLIRDPRDRLSTRRRRPPGRSGRPRWRSGPRSRSRSG
- a CDS encoding nuclear transport factor 2 family protein: MDQHTGTFSEGEIREAYGALHQRVQGFADSGDWSGFADCFTEDATYVEHVYGTFHGRAEIRDWSVRTMSAFPGSAMVEFPLAWTVVDVPTSRLICEIGNVMPDPGDGSVHSATNLTIVTYAGDGLFSREEDVYNPMRFLTTTLRWAKVAEQHGRLGDEARAYVAAYGGRG
- a CDS encoding universal stress protein, which translates into the protein MKIVVVGVDGSETASAAAHRAAEIAARFDARLHIVCAHRVEGDETRHRINDNERALAVVAEERARLLSVVEDISTEAVPGKPADVILGEADRLGADLLVVGNKRLQSPLRGLGSVAGTVAHHASCDLFIVHTH
- a CDS encoding PGPGW domain-containing protein, translating into MTAARRLTLEIVGWVLVVAGVAALVLPGPGLLMLFGGMAILSQQYDWAERRLAPLKYRALRGAAESVEAWWRIALTAAGVVLLGACGVLWVVGPAAPEWWPLPDGWWLPGGAATGITQITSALVALGLLVYSYRRFHDDPEAVAELERDLHAATRAREERDVAP